From Solidesulfovibrio carbinoliphilus subsp. oakridgensis, the proteins below share one genomic window:
- a CDS encoding sugar phosphate isomerase/epimerase family protein, which translates to MPRFYVNLNLRVADRDPALVSRHLDGGVAPELGLDPVLMDAKTPAWHADLARRLDEAGLARTLHLPFFDLQPGSADARIREASRDRLKAAMDTAQAYRPDRLVGHAAYNRFLYIRSFPDWAARAADTWAAVLSVWPGHPPLCLENTFETDPATVSGAVAALRERLPAGQAASVGACLDIGHWYSFAEGKSRDNLAAWIDALAPFLLHLHLHDNDGSFDQHLGPGQGEIPFEALFALLAARNLHPTVTFEPHSPAAFAAALAFTKRHQDYFGEE; encoded by the coding sequence ATGCCCCGGTTTTACGTCAATCTGAACCTGCGAGTGGCCGACCGGGACCCGGCCCTGGTCAGCCGCCACCTGGACGGCGGCGTGGCCCCGGAGCTGGGGCTCGATCCGGTCCTCATGGACGCCAAGACGCCGGCCTGGCACGCCGACTTGGCCCGCCGCCTGGACGAGGCCGGCCTGGCCCGCACGCTCCACCTGCCGTTTTTCGACCTGCAACCCGGCAGCGCCGACGCCCGCATCCGGGAAGCGAGCCGCGACAGGCTCAAGGCCGCCATGGACACGGCCCAGGCCTACCGGCCCGATCGGCTGGTCGGCCACGCCGCCTACAACCGCTTTCTCTACATCCGCTCCTTTCCCGACTGGGCCGCCCGGGCGGCCGACACCTGGGCCGCGGTCCTTTCCGTCTGGCCCGGGCATCCGCCGCTGTGCCTGGAAAACACCTTCGAGACCGACCCGGCCACCGTGTCCGGGGCCGTCGCCGCCCTGCGGGAGCGGCTGCCGGCCGGGCAGGCGGCCTCGGTCGGGGCCTGTCTCGACATCGGCCACTGGTACAGCTTCGCCGAAGGCAAGAGCCGGGACAACCTGGCCGCCTGGATCGACGCCCTGGCCCCGTTTCTCCTGCACCTGCACCTGCACGACAACGACGGTTCCTTTGACCAACACCTGGGGCCCGGCCAGGGGGAGATCCCGTTCGAGGCCCTCTTCGCGCTGCTCGCCGCCCGCAACCTGCACCCGACCGTCACCTTCGAGCCCCACTCGCCGGCCGCCTTTGCCGCCGCTTTGGCCTTTACGAAGCGGCATCAAGACTACTTCGGCGAGGAATAA